One region of Miscanthus floridulus cultivar M001 chromosome 19, ASM1932011v1, whole genome shotgun sequence genomic DNA includes:
- the LOC136527973 gene encoding anthocyanidin 3-O-glucosyltransferase 6-like produces the protein MAYPTVVLIPLCVPGHLTSMLEAGKRLLGRSRCPMSLTVLVTQMTMSANLMSDVADIIRREADSGFDIRFVHLPAVELPTAEQGLEDFMMRFIQLHGTYVKEAVSGMSSPVAAVVMDYFCTTLFDVTRELALPVYVYLTSGASMLALLLRLPALDEEISGDFEAMEGAVDLPGMPPVPARLMPTPIMTKGPNFAWLVYHGNRFMEAAGIIVNTVAELEPSILAAIADGLCVPGRRAPTVYPIGPVVPVKPPGDGEQPPLHECVRWLDAQPPASVVLLCFGSMGGSFPSPQVREIADALDHSGHRFLWVLRGPIPADSKYPTDANLDELLPEGFLERTKDRGLVWPKWAPQKDILANPAVGGFVTHCGWNSIFESLWHGVPLVPWPLFAEQHLNAFELVSVMGVAVAMQVDRKRDNFVEAAELERVVRSLMGGSEEGRKAREKATEAKALCRKAVADGGSSEASLQKLAREIGEHREYQARTTEATPLPQHVHYPAATLGAASHG, from the coding sequence ATGGCATACCCTACTGTCGTGCTCATCCCATTATGCGTTCCAGGCCACCTCACCTCCATGCTCGAAGCCGGCAAGCGGCTGCTCGGCAGAAGCCGCTGCCCCATGTCGCTCACCGTGCTCGTCACGCAGATGACCATGTCCGCCAACCTGATGTCCGACGTCGCCGACATCATCCGGCGGGAAGCAGACTCCGGCTTCGACATCCGCTTCGTCCACCTCCCCGCCGTGGAGCTCCCCACCGCTGAGCAGGGTCTCGAGGATTTCATGATGCGCTTCATACAGCTCCACGGGACATACGTCAAGGAAGCCGTCTCCGGCATGTCGTCCCCGGTAGCCGCGGTGGTGATGGACTACTTCTGCACCACCCTCTTCGATGTCACGCGCGAGCTCGCGCTGCCGGTGTACGTCTACTTGACGTCCGGCGCGTCGATGCTCGCGCTCCTGCTGCGGTTGCCGGCGCTGGATGAGGAGATCTCCGGAGATTTCGAGGCGATGGAAGGAGCAGTTGATCTGCCCGGGATGCCGCCGGTGCCGGCTCGTCTCATGCCAACTCCCATAATGACCAAGGGTCCAAACTTCGCGTGGCTCGTGTACCACGGCAACCGCTTCATGGAGGCCGCTGGCATCATCGTCAACACGGTGGCCGAGCTGGAGCCGTCCATCCTTGCAGCCATCGCCGATGGCCTCTGCGTGCCCGGACGCCGCGCTCCGACCGTCTACCCGATCGGCCCCGTCGTGCCTGTCAAGCCCCCCGGCGACGGCGAGCAGCCACCGCTACACGAGTGCGTGAGGTGGCTCGACGCACAGCCACCAGCATCCGTCGTGCTGCTCTGCTTTGGCAGCATGGGCGGTAGCTTCCCCTCGCCTCAGGTCCGAGAGATCGCCGACGCCCTCGACCACAGCGGGCACCGCTTCCTGTGGGTACTCCGTGGCCCGATACCCGCCGACTCCAAGTACCCAACGGATGCCAACCTCGACGAGCTGCTCCCAGAAGGGTTCTTGGAGAGGACGAAGGACAGGGGTCTCGTGTGGCCCAAGTGGGCGCCGCAGAAGGATATCCTCGCCAACCCTGCCGTCGGCGGCTTCGTGACCCACTGCGGGTGGAACTCCATCTTTGAGAGCCTGTGGCACGGCGTGCCGCTGGTGCCGTGGCCGCTGTTCGCGGAGCAGCACCTGAACGCGTTCGAGCTCGTGTCCGTGATGGGCGTCGCCGTGGCCATGCAAGTGGACAGGAAGCGCGACAACTTCGTCGAGGCAGCGGAGCTGGAGCGCGTGGTCCGGAGCCTGATGGGCGGGTCGGAGGAGGGGAGGAAGGCGCGAGAGAAGGCCACGGAGGCCAAGGCCCTGTGCCGGAAAGCCGTGGCCGACGGCGGGTCCTCGGAGGCGTCGCTGCAAAAGCTAGCGCGTGAGATTGGAGAGCACAGAGAATACCAAGCAAGAACAACGGAAGCAACGCCGCTTCCTCAACATGTTCACTACCCCGCTGCCACCCTTGGCGCTGCCAGCCATGGGTGA